CTGTTCGGCACGTCGCCGAAGAGCGAGGACGCGTGAGCCTGCTGAACGCGACCGGGTACGAAGCGGTCTTCGCGACGCCCGAGGGCGACACCTACCGCATCCCGCTGGTGTGCTGGCGCGAGGACGAGGACCGGGTGTACGGCATGGTCCTGGTCAAGGGACAGCTGCGGTGCGCGGAGCGGGTGCGGCACTTTCTGCGGTACGGCACCCGGGCCGCGGCCGGGCCGGACGACGAGGCCGGCACGCCCGGCACCGCGCCGCACGCCGCCGCCCTGCCCACGGCACTCCGCTGACCGGGGCCCGGAGCGGGACGAGGGGCCCGTGACCCACCGAGCCGGTGGGTCACGGGCCCCTCGCACAGGGACCTGCCTACGCCGACAGCAGGTCCATGGACCGGTCGAAGTCGCTCTCCCGCGACCAGTCGCCCGGCATGTCGAGGGCGCCGTGCCCGTCGGCGGCGGTCGTGAGCCGGCTGTGGGCGAAGGCGGCGGAGACCAGCGTCATGTGGTGGTGCCAGCCGGGGAACGACCGGCCCTCGAAGTCCCGCAAGCCGAAGCCGCGCTCGAGCAGGCTGACGGTCTCGCCGACCGCCGCGGTCCGGTCCGCGTACTGCATGAGTTCACCGACCGGCCGGTCCACGATGTTGGTGAGCCACAGCCGGCCGCTGCTGTCGGCCCTGGTGCCAGGCCCGGCGAACAGCCGGAACGGCTGCGGCCGCTGCTCGTCCCGCGCGAACGGGAGCTGCACCAGCTGGTTGCGTACCAGGCCCCGCACCGCCCGCTCCGGTCCGCTCGGACCGTCCAGCATCCGGGCCGCAGCCCGCGGCCGGGCACGGACGGGCCGGGCGGCGGGGAAGGGCGCGAGCGGCAGGCCGTCGGGGACGGCGACGACGAAGTCGCGCCGGGCCCGGATCAGAACGTGCAGCAGCGGACGCACGTCCAGGTAGCCGTCGACGCCGACGACCACCGGGACCGGCTCGTGCCGCGAGGGCCGCAGCAGCAGCTCGATCAGGCTCAGGACGGGGCTCTCCGGCCGGGCGACCGCCGCGTCGGGGACGCGGGCACGCTCCCGCAGGTCGCCCCGCGCCCACGGCTCGGGCAGCAACAGGCTCCAACCGCACGGGAAGTCGCCGATGTCCGTCGACATGAACAGCGCGGTGCCGACCTGGCAGTTGACGGTGCGTCCGGTGTGCGGGATGAACCGGCGGTGCACGCCGCACGACCTCTCGCCCCGCTTGGGCAGGACGACCGGGGCGATCGTCCAGGCCCGGGGCCGCACCCGGCCCTCGATCCAGTGCCGTAGCCGGTCGCAGACGGGCCTCCAGTCCCACGGGCTCTCGTTGATGAACTGGTGCAGTGCCTGCGCCGCCGTCGGCGAGTCGCTCGCCGCCGCGGCGAGGCGACGCATCGACTTCTTTCCCGGTGTGGTGAGCAGGCCCAGCACATAGGCGTGGGCCCATCTGCGCTGGTCGCTCCTGCGCAGATCTCCGAAGAGCAGGTCAGTGAACCGGTTGACGGAATCCACTCCCCCGGATCCGGCTGTCCCCCTCATACCTTCTCCCTCTCTCGGTGCGTCACAGCTCCGTGTGGGCTTCGCATCACAATAAAGAGAATGAGCACTATTTTCTTACGGGGAAGGAGTCCTCGGCTGCGACTTCGCCAACTTCCCGGGCGGCCGGAAGCCCGGCTCCACCGGCGCCGAACCAGGGCAGGTCCAGGCGACCGCGCGCCGGCGCGGCGCGGACCGGTACGGCGGGGATCGAAAGGGCCGGGATCGAAAGGCCGGGATCGAAAGGGCGGGGGTCAGAGCTGGAGGCCCGCGGCGAACCGCTGCCACAGGCGGCCCAGTTCCTCCCGGACGGACTCCACCGGGCGGCCGGCCCGCATCCGGGCCCCCGCGCCGGCCAGCAGGTAGGCGATCAGCAGCCGGACGTCGGCGACGACCGTGGCGTCCGCTCCGCCCGCCCGGGCCCGCTCGAGGGCGTGGTCGAGGGCGGGGCGCCAGGCCTCCTCCCAGGAGGCGCACTCGTCGGGACACTCGTCCAGAAGGCGTACGGTCGCACGGGCGTGGACGTCCTGCTCCAGGAGGCCGACGACGACCTGCGTGAGCTGCTCGGCGGCGCCCATGCCCGGGTCGGTGATCCGCTCCACCTCGCCCACCGCCGCACGGGCGGCCTCGACGCCGGCGTCGGCGACGGCGCGGGCGAGCTCCTCCTTGGACAGGAAGTGGAAGGTCAGCGCGCCCGAGGTCACGCCGGCGGCGGTGGCGATACGGGCCACGGTGGCGCCGGCGTAGCCCAGGCGGGCGAACTGGCCCGCGGCGGCGGTGATCAGTGCAGACCGGGTCTTCCGTGCCCGTACCTGCCTCATCACGACGGGACGTCCCGGTACGGGACCGCAGGTCCGGCAGGCCTGGCGCCCCGGGGACTCCGTGCGAGCTGCACAGCTCCTCCCGTACTCCTGTGGCCGTCTCCCGTCACAACCCCTAAACCGTACCGGGCAGTCCGGTGAACACTGATCGGCCTCCCGGCCGTGAGGACGACTTTGGCATGTTGGCCGTAACGGAATCCCTTTCACGCCGCCGCGCGGACGGCACCGCCCCTCCGGTGCAGGTGAGCGCGGTACCAGGGCGCCGCCGCCGCGAGGCGGGCCAGCGGGCCGGGGCCCGCGGCGGCGCCGGCCGCGATCCAGATGCCGTCGCTGCGGTACCAGTGATCGGTCGCCAGGAGCGCGAACTGGCGCTCGCTCACGCCCCCCGGTCCGCTGCGCAGCCGCTCCAGGCACTCCTGCCAAGACCAGTCCGTCGGCGCGGCGGGCAGGATGTCGAGTTCCGACAGCCTGGCCATCAGGTCGCCGTTGCGCACGGGCGTGGGGTGGCTGGCGTGGTGGACGCCCGCGGGCACCGGGTCCGGGGCCAGCACGAGCGCCGCGATCAGCCGGGCGAGATCCTCCGCGTCGACCATGGACAGCAGCCCGCGGCCGCTGTCCCAGCGGGCGGGCACCAGGGCGAGCAGGTCGGCGAGCGCGGGCACCACCCACCGGTCGCCCACCCCGGTGACCAGGCCCGGCCGCAGCACCGTGCCGCCGGCGGCGAGCACCGCTTCCTCACCTGCCAGGCGGGACCGGCTGGCAGGCGACAGCGGGGCGGGCGCGACCCCGTTCTCGGTGATGCCGCGGTGCGGGCCCGCGCCGTAGACGGCGGCCGTGGACAGGTGGACGATGCGGCGCACCCCGGCACGCTCGGCCTCGGCAACGAGCGCCGCGGTGCCGTGGCGGTTGACCGCATCGCAGGCGGCCTCGTCGCCCGCGACCAGGGCGGCCAGGTGCACGAGGACGTCGACGCCCCGGGCGAGCCCGCGCAGGGACTCCGGGTCGGACAGGTCGGCGCGGCGGCAGGCGACGCCGGGGGCGCTCGCCGAGCGCCCCGCGACCACCACGTCCAGGCCCTGGCCGGCGCGGCGCGCCCCGAGCAGCCGGCGCAGCACCTTCGAACCGATGAACCCGGTGGCTCCGGTCACCAGGACGGTGGTCATCGTGTGTCCGCCCCGCCGTCGACGGTG
Above is a genomic segment from Streptomyces globosus containing:
- a CDS encoding DUF6253 family protein, with protein sequence MSLLNATGYEAVFATPEGDTYRIPLVCWREDEDRVYGMVLVKGQLRCAERVRHFLRYGTRAAAGPDDEAGTPGTAPHAAALPTALR
- a CDS encoding IS701 family transposase, encoding MRGTAGSGGVDSVNRFTDLLFGDLRRSDQRRWAHAYVLGLLTTPGKKSMRRLAAAASDSPTAAQALHQFINESPWDWRPVCDRLRHWIEGRVRPRAWTIAPVVLPKRGERSCGVHRRFIPHTGRTVNCQVGTALFMSTDIGDFPCGWSLLLPEPWARGDLRERARVPDAAVARPESPVLSLIELLLRPSRHEPVPVVVGVDGYLDVRPLLHVLIRARRDFVVAVPDGLPLAPFPAARPVRARPRAAARMLDGPSGPERAVRGLVRNQLVQLPFARDEQRPQPFRLFAGPGTRADSSGRLWLTNIVDRPVGELMQYADRTAAVGETVSLLERGFGLRDFEGRSFPGWHHHMTLVSAAFAHSRLTTAADGHGALDMPGDWSRESDFDRSMDLLSA
- a CDS encoding TetR/AcrR family transcriptional regulator codes for the protein MRQVRARKTRSALITAAAGQFARLGYAGATVARIATAAGVTSGALTFHFLSKEELARAVADAGVEAARAAVGEVERITDPGMGAAEQLTQVVVGLLEQDVHARATVRLLDECPDECASWEEAWRPALDHALERARAGGADATVVADVRLLIAYLLAGAGARMRAGRPVESVREELGRLWQRFAAGLQL
- a CDS encoding NAD-dependent epimerase/dehydratase family protein is translated as MTTVLVTGATGFIGSKVLRRLLGARRAGQGLDVVVAGRSASAPGVACRRADLSDPESLRGLARGVDVLVHLAALVAGDEAACDAVNRHGTAALVAEAERAGVRRIVHLSTAAVYGAGPHRGITENGVAPAPLSPASRSRLAGEEAVLAAGGTVLRPGLVTGVGDRWVVPALADLLALVPARWDSGRGLLSMVDAEDLARLIAALVLAPDPVPAGVHHASHPTPVRNGDLMARLSELDILPAAPTDWSWQECLERLRSGPGGVSERQFALLATDHWYRSDGIWIAAGAAAGPGPLARLAAAAPWYRAHLHRRGGAVRAAA